A stretch of Aedes aegypti strain LVP_AGWG chromosome 2, AaegL5.0 Primary Assembly, whole genome shotgun sequence DNA encodes these proteins:
- the LOC5565822 gene encoding rab5 GDP/GTP exchange factor → MFSIKTPRIQQKDLQCLNGCGFYGNAQWNGLCSKCYRERTMKERHMKLYRPVRFEGHSSGKKQESHHGVGHKQNQQQQQLSHQADQRHAAKVVHGQSAKAGAAPKEEDKKKKRNLMDLLKKTTSMKESDRPSRHHHHHSHHHHRQPMDKLEQEYQDALKALKIDDAAKRGLKYFIEMLDQEIRKKHSDCSIEEVSDIVQNSYTKFQEYMNLENAPFINVSQETKEQALDFFEKCIMTMNHSRLFSPPTTNDEEKDSLIQKRIRQLSWINAKHLVCSIDEVNSEVRDLVYTAITELVSMDSFHSPQEKLECIIRCCRNIFSLLKQSVGGPASADEFLPALIFVVLKANPVRLHSNINFITRFSNASRLMSGEGGYYFTNLCCAISFIENLTSESLSMSAEEFNGLMTGEKAGPSAWESALMACESLHLISENMKTMKKLGTRNEEILKGIETLNEDIVTFRNEISQKVTEVLDRTPLVLKPIRTPRRLEKRNVQIFSSASGHQPVDGGHFQSNLMTVMKVGDIDEGKKSTMEPAFAPPTNFDDLVRNLSDTLVTPLVSVESDKNLSPSPLLGVSASNSSDLLSASPIFDYKRVFDTPLDETATPDDMAHTFIKGIRNINYDFDFSDHSGENSAADEIDVKPTPSAAQMSRFDLEEFDPLIAKKREETVPSLPLQPTTSGSNLLDEDSPRALLLESPIKPTVAEYQGFSLQGCNIPTITCAAGDMGASCSNTKSHQPKSSLENALGSGGSLI, encoded by the exons ATGTTTTCGATCAAAACTCCACGCATCCAACAAAAGGATCTCCAATGCCTCAATGGCTGCGGATTTTACGGCAATGCCCAATGGAACGGACTGTGCTCCAAGTGCTATCGCGAACGCACGATGAAGGAACGGCACATGAAAC TTTATCGCCCGGTTCGATTCGAAGGTCACTCAAGCGGAAAAAAGCAAGAGTCTCATCACGGTGTGGGACACAAACAGAACCAACAGCAGCAACAGTTATCGCATCAAGCTGATCAACGTCATGCTGCTAAAGTCGTTCATGGCCAATCGGCCAAAGCTGGAGCTGCCCCCAAAGAGGAGGACAAAAAGAAGAAACGTAATCTAATGGATCTACTGAAAAAGACCACTTCCATGAAGGAATCGGACAGGCCTTCgaggcatcatcatcatcactccCATCACCACCATCGACAGCCAATGGATAAACTGGAACAGGAATATCAGGATGCGTTGAAAGCTCTGAAAATTGACGATGCAGCCAAGAGAGGTCTCAAGTATTTCATCGAAATGTTGGACCAGGAAATTCGTAAAAAGCATTCGGACTGTAGCATAGAAGAAGTATCTGATATTGTCCAGAATAGCTACACCAAGTTCCAGGAATATATGAACCTGGAAAATGCCCCATTCATAAACGTATCGCAGGAAACCAAAGAGCAGGCGCTAGACTTTTTCGAAAAGTGCATCATGACCATGAACCATAGTCGATTGTTTTCCCCTCCGACGACAAATGACGAGGAGAAGGATTCGCTCATCCAGAAACGCATCCGGCAACTCAGCTGGATCAATGCCAAACATCTGGTGTGCAGTATCGATGAGGTCAATTCGGAGGTTCGCGATCTGGTGTACACGGCCATCACGGAGCTGGTGTCGATGGATTCGTTTCATTCTCCTCAG gaaaaactTGAATGCATCATTCGTTGTTGCCGGAATATTTTCAGTCTGTTGAAGCAATCCGTGGGTGGTCCCGCAAGTGCAGACGAATTTCTGCCAGCGCTAATATTTGTAGTCCTCAAAGCGAATCCCGTCCGTCTGCACAGTAACATCAATTTCATAACTCGGTTTAGCAACGCATCGCGACTGATGAGCGGCGAAGGCGGTTACTATTTCACCAACCTGTGTTGTGCAATATCGTTCATAGAAAATCTAACTTCGGAATCCCTGTCGATGTCGGCCGAGGAATTCAATGGGCTGATGACGGGTGAGAAAGCTGGACCATCGGCTTGGGAGAGCGCGCTGATGGCTTGCGAAAGCTTACACTTGATTTCGGAGAATATGAAAACGATGAAAAAATTAGGTACCCggaatgaagaaattttgaagggTATCGAAACTCTGAACGAAGACATCGTGACCTTTCGG AATGAAATAAGCCAAAAAGTGACAGAGGTCCTAGACCGTACACCGCTTGTATTGAAACCGATTCGCACACCACGACGTCTGGAGAAACGTAATGTACAAATTTTTAGCTCAGCTAGTGGTCATCAACCAGTCGATGGAGGTCACTTTCAGTCAAATCTAATGACGGTCATGAAGGTAGGCGACATTGACGAAGGAAAAAAGTCAACCATGGAGCCCGCTTTCGCACCGCCAACCAATTTCGATGATCTAGTTCGAAATCTTTCCGATACGCTGGTTACGCCTCTAGTTTCAGTGGAAAGTGATAAGAACTTATCACCTTCTCCGTTGCTAGGAGTTAGTGCGAGTAATTCGTCTGATTTGTTGTCAGCTTCACCTATTTTTGATTACAAGAGAGTTTTTGACACACCTTTGGATGAAACTGCAACTCCGGACGACATGGCTCACACATTCATCAAAGGGATTCGTAACATAAACTACGATTTTGATTTCTCCGACCATAGCGGCGAGAACAGTGCAGCCGACGAAATCGATGTAAAACCAACGCCATCAGCTGCGCAAATGAGTCGATTCGATCTAGAAGAGTTCGACCCTTTAATTGCAAAAAAACGCGAAGAGACTGTACCATCGTTACCACTGCAGCCCACGACCAGTGGAAGTAACCTGTTGGATGAGGATTCACCGCGAGCGCTTTTGCTAGAATCGCCCATCAAACCAACCGTAGCAGAGTATCAAGGTTTTTCACTGCAGGGATGCAATATCCCAACCATAACGTGTGCCGCCGGCGATATGGGGGCTTCCTGTTCCAACACGAAATCACATCAGCCAAAGTCGTCTCTAGAGAATGCCCTAGGTAGTGGTGGGAGCTTGATATAA
- the LOC5575065 gene encoding transmembrane protein 11 homolog, mitochondrial isoform X3: protein MSDESAQSEQSELKSPTVHVIREVYEGENAHETFELELDKALYAKADYIIIEPTRLGEETGRWIAVGNCLHKTAFVSGLASVAAGLIWRDRLVFCAPLCAVSVFCTGLYTISWSCDPCVQYQVEKNPKSLSKVPNVNDFSSPIVLVYTSNKCSKYSHRIVTLLAASYCAWRVYQLFK from the exons ATGTCCGATGAATCAGCCCAGTCAGAACAGAG CGAACTGAAATCTCCAACAGTGCACGTGATTCGTGAGGTATACGAGGGGGAAAACGCACACGAAACCTTCGAACTTGAGCTGGACAAAGCGCTGTATGCCAAGGCGGACTACATCATCATCGAACCAACGCGACTCGGCGAAGAAACGGGCCGCTGGATCGCCGTCGGAAATTGTCTACACAAAACGGCTTTCGTCAGCGGGCTGGCATCGGTGGCGGCCG gACTGATATGGCGCGATAGATTAGTTTTTTGTGCACCCCTTTGTGCAGTATCGGTATTTTGTACCGGATTGTACACAATATCGTGGTCTTGCGATCCCTGTGTTCAATATCAA gttgaaaaaaatcctaaaagtcTGTCAAAAGTACCGAACGTGAACGATTTTTCTTCGCCAATAGTGTTAGTCTACACCAGCAATAAATGCTCCAAATACAGCCATCGGATAGTGACATTGCTAGCCGCTTCATACTGCGCTTGGCGCGTGTATCAGCTCTTTAAGTGA
- the LOC5575065 gene encoding transmembrane protein 11 homolog, mitochondrial isoform X1 gives MNQPSQNRVISLGHPHKFQTQVKRTDNWWWPRGWTFRWLPLRYRSHAMSAFDELKRLSPIDELKSPTVHVIREVYEGENAHETFELELDKALYAKADYIIIEPTRLGEETGRWIAVGNCLHKTAFVSGLASVAAGLIWRDRLVFCAPLCAVSVFCTGLYTISWSCDPCVQYQVEKNPKSLSKVPNVNDFSSPIVLVYTSNKCSKYSHRIVTLLAASYCAWRVYQLFK, from the exons ATGAATCAGCCCAGTCAGAACAGAG TAATTAGTTTGggacatccacacaaatttCAGACGCAAGTAAAGCGAACCGACAATTGGTGGTGGCCCCGCGGTTGGACATTCCGTTGGCTTCCATTGAGATACCGTTCTCATGCAATGTCTGCTTTCGATGAACTGAAGCGTCTCAGCCCGATCGA CGAACTGAAATCTCCAACAGTGCACGTGATTCGTGAGGTATACGAGGGGGAAAACGCACACGAAACCTTCGAACTTGAGCTGGACAAAGCGCTGTATGCCAAGGCGGACTACATCATCATCGAACCAACGCGACTCGGCGAAGAAACGGGCCGCTGGATCGCCGTCGGAAATTGTCTACACAAAACGGCTTTCGTCAGCGGGCTGGCATCGGTGGCGGCCG gACTGATATGGCGCGATAGATTAGTTTTTTGTGCACCCCTTTGTGCAGTATCGGTATTTTGTACCGGATTGTACACAATATCGTGGTCTTGCGATCCCTGTGTTCAATATCAA gttgaaaaaaatcctaaaagtcTGTCAAAAGTACCGAACGTGAACGATTTTTCTTCGCCAATAGTGTTAGTCTACACCAGCAATAAATGCTCCAAATACAGCCATCGGATAGTGACATTGCTAGCCGCTTCATACTGCGCTTGGCGCGTGTATCAGCTCTTTAAGTGA
- the LOC5575065 gene encoding transmembrane protein 11 homolog, mitochondrial isoform X2, with protein MSAFDELKRLSPIDELKSPTVHVIREVYEGENAHETFELELDKALYAKADYIIIEPTRLGEETGRWIAVGNCLHKTAFVSGLASVAAGLIWRDRLVFCAPLCAVSVFCTGLYTISWSCDPCVQYQVEKNPKSLSKVPNVNDFSSPIVLVYTSNKCSKYSHRIVTLLAASYCAWRVYQLFK; from the exons ATGTCTGCTTTCGATGAACTGAAGCGTCTCAGCCCGATCGA CGAACTGAAATCTCCAACAGTGCACGTGATTCGTGAGGTATACGAGGGGGAAAACGCACACGAAACCTTCGAACTTGAGCTGGACAAAGCGCTGTATGCCAAGGCGGACTACATCATCATCGAACCAACGCGACTCGGCGAAGAAACGGGCCGCTGGATCGCCGTCGGAAATTGTCTACACAAAACGGCTTTCGTCAGCGGGCTGGCATCGGTGGCGGCCG gACTGATATGGCGCGATAGATTAGTTTTTTGTGCACCCCTTTGTGCAGTATCGGTATTTTGTACCGGATTGTACACAATATCGTGGTCTTGCGATCCCTGTGTTCAATATCAA gttgaaaaaaatcctaaaagtcTGTCAAAAGTACCGAACGTGAACGATTTTTCTTCGCCAATAGTGTTAGTCTACACCAGCAATAAATGCTCCAAATACAGCCATCGGATAGTGACATTGCTAGCCGCTTCATACTGCGCTTGGCGCGTGTATCAGCTCTTTAAGTGA